The genomic DNA GCCGCAGTGGATGCGTTTGTGAATGATCCCGATCCACGGGCCTACGAAAAGCTGGTTGACCGCATGCTGGCTTCGCCCCGGTATGGGGAACGCATGGCACAGCACTGGCTCGACCTGGCACATTATGCGGACACGCATGGCTTTGAGCGGGATAAACGCCGCGACAATGCCTGGCGTTACAGGGATTATGTGATAGCTGCCTTTAATGCGGACAAACCGTATGCCCGTTTTCTGCAGGAACAGATCGCCGGGGATGTCCTCTGGCCGGATGACGAACAGGCCATCATCGCCACCGGCTTCCTGGCCGCGGGACCATGGGACTTTGTGGGGCAGGTTGAAACCAAAAGCGATGTTCTGCGTCGCTCCGCCCGTTCGCTGGACCTGGATGATATGGCGACGCAGGTCATGACGGCCTGCATGGGCATCACCATCAACTGTGCCCGCTGTCATGATCACAAGCTGGATCCGATCACACAGAAAGAGTATTACCAGTTGCGGGCGGTCTTCGCGGGTGTCAAACGAGCCGAACGCGTCGTCAGCCAATCCGCAATCAAGGAATATGAGAGCAGAAAACAGGAGCTGACAGCTCAGCTCAACGACATTGATTACCGGATCAGCAAACTGGAAGGGACCGGGCTGGATCTGGCAGACATCGTCGGTGGAGGCAACGGTCTGGGGACGGGAGCCTTTCGCCAGGGGATCGACGCCCGCACCGCGAAGGTTCAGACCCGCGACTTCGGTGCATTAGGCAATGTGCAGACCAACCGGTTTGTCGCATCAGCGTTCAACTTCGTCGACGGCGTCTTCATCCCCGACGGGCAGGCAGGGAACGCGAATATCATTGTGAGTTCTACCGGAACCACGATTACGGGGCTCCCCCAGACCTCCGGTAAAGCGTGGGACATGATCCGCAACGGCCCGGTCGCCAGCCAACATTCTCCCGAATTGGACGGAATCGACTTTACCGCAGCGGGACACAGCCTGCTGGGCCTGCATGCGAATTCCGGGATTACGTTTGACCTGCAGAAAATTCGCCAGTCCACACAACTGGCTGAGCTGAAATTCACAGCGAAACTGGGTTACTTTGGTGCCAGCGGTCCGTTTCAGGCGGATGTGCGGGTTTTTGTGGATGGGGAAGAAGTTGCGAAGTATACGCAACTCAAACGGGAAGCAGGCCTGCAGCAGCTTGACATCGACCTGCCCTCGTCAGCCCGTTTCCTGACACTGATCGCAACCGATGGCGGCAACGGCTACAGCCATGATCAGGTCGGTTTTGGCGATCCCCGTCTGGTCTCAGCGACACCCCGCAAAATGGAACCGGCAGAGAAACAGGAACTGGCACAACTGAATGCTCAGCGGAAGCAGGTGGCATCCCGTTTGAAGTCACTGGGTTCCCCGCCCCGGTTCTACGGCGTCGTCAAGAATGAGAAAATGCCGGAAGTGCATCTGCTGGTGCGTGGAAATCCTGAAGCACCTGCTGAAGAAGTACTGGCTCCTGCTGCCCTCGCTTCACTACAGATGCTGGAGCCTGAACTGGGATCAACCAAGAGCAGTCAAGGCGAACGCCGTGCCGCACTGGCGGAGTGGATTACGCATCCCGACAATCCCCTGACTAAGCGGGTGATCGTAAATCGACTCTGGCTCTGGCACTTTGGTCAGAGCATTGTGAAAACGCCGAGTGACTTCGGTTATGGCGGGGGACGTCCTTCCCATCCGGAACTGCTCGACTGGCTGGCAGGCGAACTGCAGCGGCAGAACGGTTCATTAAAAGCGATGCAACGACTGATTCTGTTGAGCGACACTTATCGACAGCAGTCGCGGGCGGAAGCCGATCAGCGTGGCTACAAAGTGGATGCAGACAACCGTCTGCTCTGGCACCAGAATCCGCGACGCAGAGAAGCCGAAGCGATTCGCGATGCGGTACTGTTTGTGAGTGGTAAACTGAATCCGCAACGGGGCGGCCCCGGATTTGAAGATTTTCAATACCAGGACGCTTATGCACCGATCTACACGTATGTGACTGCGGACAAACCTGAATTGTGGCGACGCAGTATCTACCGTTATCGTGTGCGGACGACTCCCAACCGGTTTCTAACCACACTCGACTGCCCCGATCCCGCAAACCTCACGGCCCGCAGATTGACAACGACCACGCCGCTGCAGTCACTGGCGTTGTATAACAATGATTTCATGTTAAGACAGGCCCGCTATTTCGCCGTACGGATCAAAGAGGAAGTGGGTTCCCAAACCGACGCTCAGGTCCAACGGGCCTTCCAGCTGGCACTGGGGCGAAAGCCGACCACGCAGGAAGCCGGGCTGGCCAGTGATTTCGTTACCCAACAGGACCTGTTTGCCCTCTGTCGCTCCCTCTTGAATTCGAATGAGTTTGTCTATGTCGATTAAACTTCAAATGCAGCAGTCGCTGCCGCAGCAGCCAGAAGTGCCCTCAGCGGCGCCACTGTTCTCGCGTCGTCAGTTTCTGCAGACGGCAGGGGGCGGCTTCAGTGGCATGGCCTTAATGGCGATGCTGGCCGGTGAAACGAAGGCTGAACCGCACTATCCTGCCAAGGCGAAACGCGTGATTCAGATTTTCTGTCCGGGTGGAATGAGCCATGTCGACACCTTCGATTTTAAACCGGCATTAGAGAAACGGGCGGGACAGCCCTTTGACCCGGACGGCAAGCTGCAGTTCTTCGCGTCGAAACCGGGCAACTGTCAGCCTGGTTACTGGAAGTTCAAACGGCATGGGGAATCGGGCCTCTGGATGAGTGATCTGTTTCCCAAGCTGGCGAACTGCATTGACGACATGTCGTTCATTTATTCGATGCACAGTAAAACGGCCCTGCATGGCCCCGCCTGTTTCATGATGAATACGGGATTCACGCTGCCCGGCTTTCCCAGCATGGGAGCCTGGGTGACTTACGGTCTGGGGAGCGAAGCGGAGGATCTGCCCGCATTCGTCGTACTGCCCGATCCACGGGGACTGCCTCCCGGTGGCATCATCAACTGGGGCGCCGGATTTCTGCCCGCGGTGCATCAGGCGACGACACTCGATACATCTAATCCCCGGCAGCCCATTGCCGACCTCTTTCCACCGGATGAGTTCGCAGCGCAGACCAAACAGAGCGAACAGCCGGGACTCGACTTCCTCCAGAAACTGAATCGCCTGCATCAGCAACCCCGTTCCGGTAACAGCGAACTGGATGCGCGAATCAAGGCGTATGAGATGGCAGCCCGCCTGCAGTTAAGTGCACCGGAGGTGACCGACCTCGCCTCTGAGACGACCGCGACCCGCGACCTGTATGATGTCGATCATCCCGAAATCGGTCCCTTTGGACGACAGTGTCTGCTGGCGCGGAGACTGGCAGAACGGGGCGTGCGGTTCGTGCAGATTTATTGCGGTGCGGAGAACACGACAGCCAAAAAGATTCGTCCGAACTGGGACAGCCACGAAGACCTGGTCCGCGACCACGGATACTGGGGGGCTGTGCTCGATACCGGAGCCGCCGCTTTACTGCAGGATCTGAAGCAGCGGGGCATGCTGGACGATACGCTCGTCATCTGTACGACCGAGTTTGGTCGACAACCGGCAGGTCAGGGGAAACAGAGTAAGGGTCGTGACCATAACGCGGGTGCCTTTACGTCCTGGCTGGCGGGCGGGGGCATCAAAGGGGGCGTCGGCTATGGGGCCACCGATGAGCTGGGCTTCAAAGCGGTCGAATCGCCGGCTTACAGTTACGATCTGCACGCCACGGC from Gimesia sp. includes the following:
- a CDS encoding DUF1553 domain-containing protein — translated: MALRRSPLLFLLFWLSLVSSDLAAQDRTLDFKTDIAPLFADHCVRCHSPDNTKGGVSLAGVQDLLDNGYLTPRKPDESYLLELVTSQEGKPPAMPQEASPLSDKQVALLTRWIREGAVWPKDVVVKQKSKADTSWWSLQPLKEDFAAIKPASAEQGLTIDDFIRQKLAAEQLTLSPAADRRTLIRRLAFDLHGLPPDPAAVDAFVNDPDPRAYEKLVDRMLASPRYGERMAQHWLDLAHYADTHGFERDKRRDNAWRYRDYVIAAFNADKPYARFLQEQIAGDVLWPDDEQAIIATGFLAAGPWDFVGQVETKSDVLRRSARSLDLDDMATQVMTACMGITINCARCHDHKLDPITQKEYYQLRAVFAGVKRAERVVSQSAIKEYESRKQELTAQLNDIDYRISKLEGTGLDLADIVGGGNGLGTGAFRQGIDARTAKVQTRDFGALGNVQTNRFVASAFNFVDGVFIPDGQAGNANIIVSSTGTTITGLPQTSGKAWDMIRNGPVASQHSPELDGIDFTAAGHSLLGLHANSGITFDLQKIRQSTQLAELKFTAKLGYFGASGPFQADVRVFVDGEEVAKYTQLKREAGLQQLDIDLPSSARFLTLIATDGGNGYSHDQVGFGDPRLVSATPRKMEPAEKQELAQLNAQRKQVASRLKSLGSPPRFYGVVKNEKMPEVHLLVRGNPEAPAEEVLAPAALASLQMLEPELGSTKSSQGERRAALAEWITHPDNPLTKRVIVNRLWLWHFGQSIVKTPSDFGYGGGRPSHPELLDWLAGELQRQNGSLKAMQRLILLSDTYRQQSRAEADQRGYKVDADNRLLWHQNPRRREAEAIRDAVLFVSGKLNPQRGGPGFEDFQYQDAYAPIYTYVTADKPELWRRSIYRYRVRTTPNRFLTTLDCPDPANLTARRLTTTTPLQSLALYNNDFMLRQARYFAVRIKEEVGSQTDAQVQRAFQLALGRKPTTQEAGLASDFVTQQDLFALCRSLLNSNEFVYVD
- a CDS encoding DUF1501 domain-containing protein — encoded protein: MQQSLPQQPEVPSAAPLFSRRQFLQTAGGGFSGMALMAMLAGETKAEPHYPAKAKRVIQIFCPGGMSHVDTFDFKPALEKRAGQPFDPDGKLQFFASKPGNCQPGYWKFKRHGESGLWMSDLFPKLANCIDDMSFIYSMHSKTALHGPACFMMNTGFTLPGFPSMGAWVTYGLGSEAEDLPAFVVLPDPRGLPPGGIINWGAGFLPAVHQATTLDTSNPRQPIADLFPPDEFAAQTKQSEQPGLDFLQKLNRLHQQPRSGNSELDARIKAYEMAARLQLSAPEVTDLASETTATRDLYDVDHPEIGPFGRQCLLARRLAERGVRFVQIYCGAENTTAKKIRPNWDSHEDLVRDHGYWGAVLDTGAAALLQDLKQRGMLDDTLVICTTEFGRQPAGQGKQSKGRDHNAGAFTSWLAGGGIKGGVGYGATDELGFKAVESPAYSYDLHATALHLLGIDHTKLTFYHNGIERRLTDVHGHVIQELLS